DNA from Anser cygnoides isolate HZ-2024a breed goose chromosome 32, Taihu_goose_T2T_genome, whole genome shotgun sequence:
ctcttgaaggacaccgcattgcctctgcaggtcctccagggcatgctgcagatgagctttctcctgcagcagctggctgtctccACTGCCAGGTGGGCAGGCCTCTTGTTGCGCTGCCACCTGAACACCCACGTCTGTgaccgcccgcccgcagctcttcccttctccctggaggTGAGCTTTTAAGCTGGAGTGGGttgtctgctgccctcctcccccagcagcaccagatgcaCCGGGGCTCTTCGAAGAGCAGGTCCCGGTGGTCCCTGCGCCCAGGCGAGTCTGCAGGCGGTGCCAGGCCGCAGCCCTGTCTTCGCTGTGGGAGGCAgacggcctcccctcagcctgctccaggatgtactgctggaagagccttctctgcagttccagttcattttggagGCTTACGATGCGGGCGGTCTGCTTGCTGTCCTTCCGCCAGTGGAGCTGCCTGTggacctcctgcagcttgctgcgggcctcgctgctgctgctgcagccgtgcctcaccagctcctcggccagctcctgctgcaggtcccgcGCCTGGCGGACGGCGTCGTCCCGCTGCTCTTGGAGCAACTCCTGTGCCTGGCGCCACTCGGCCTCCTTCTCACGCAGCAGCTGACGGATCTCTGTTGCCCGCTGCTTctggctcagctcccacagccgctgcagctcccgtgcccgTTGCTGCTCCCATCTGGAGCGTACcttctcagccagaagctgccgctcctgctctgccatcttCTTTATCTGGCGGGTTTCATCAGCAAAGCGGCGGTGCAGCTCCTGCGAGTGGAGACgctcggcctccagctgggcccgcagcgcctccagctcctgcctgtgctcctcctgctgcacaggcctgCTGGGGGGTCGCGCTGGGCCCCGACGGGATGAGGGGTGACTGTGCGCCACGGGCCCCTGGCCCACACCACCCCGGATCATGGCTTAAGGATTCAGAACGATGAACGGTCACCAAACGCTGCCAGCAATAGCCACCAGCGATCGCACGGCCTGGGcctctgagggacagcagcctctgagccctcagcagacaccggctcccagcaccgcgcagcagcagaggtcgcCTCTGCCACTGGCCCGGCCTGGGCGAGCGCGGCCTTATATAGTGTCCGGGTGATGGCGTCATAGAGGAGGGATGACGTCATATGACCTTATATGGTGCGTGCCCGCCCGGACACACCCCGACAGCCTCAGCGCAAGgggtgcagaggagggaggtgaagggTTGTTAACGAGTGCAGACGGAGCCCCCGCGCAGGTGCGCAACGAGAATGTGTCTGTGAGGCCTCAGGCACGGGCACAGCTTACGGGTCTGGGCCACGTCTGTCCTTTAGTGGGGGAAGcgtggtagtgatgacatacagcaTTACACAGCCATTAGCATGGGTTGTTAACGAGGGTTAACAACCCCTAGAAGGGTTGTTAACGAGGTCATATGACGTCATCCCTCCTCTATGACGCCATCACCCGGACACTATATAAGGCCGCGCTCGCCCAGGCCGGGCCAGTGGCAGAGgcgacctctgctgctgcgcggtgctgggagccagtgtctgctgagggctcagaggctgctgtccctcagaggCCCAGGCCGTGCGATCGCTGGTGGCTATTGCTGGCAGCGTTTGGTGAACGTTCATCGTTCTCATCCCTTAAGCCATGATCCGGGGTGGTGTGGGCCAGGGGCCCGTGGCGCACAGTCACCCCTCATCCCGTCGGGGCCCAGCGCGACCCCCCAGcaggcctgtgcagcaggaggagcacaggcaggagctggaggcgctgcgggcccagctggaggccgagcGTCTCCACTCGCAGGAGCTGCACCGCCGCTTTGCTGATGAAACCCGCCAGATAAAGaagatggcagagcaggagcggcagcttctggctgagaagctacgctccagatgggagcagcaacgggcacgggagctgcagcggctgtgggagctgagccagAAGCAGCGGGCAACAGAGATCCGTCAGCTGCTGCGTGAGAAGGAGGCCGAGTGGCGCCAGGCACAGGAGTTGCTCCAAGAGCAGCGGGACGACGCCGTCCGCCAGGCgcgggacctgcagcaggagctggccgaggagctggtgaggcacggctgcagcagcagcagcgaggcccgcagcaagctgcaggaggtccACAGGCAGCTCCACTGGCGGAAGGACAGCAAGCAGACCGCCCGCATCGTAAGCctccaaaatgaactggaactgcagagaaggctcttccagcagtacatcctggagcaggctgaggggaggccgtcTGCCTCCCACAGCGAAGACAGGGCTGCGGCCTGGCACCGCCTGCAGACTCGCCTGGGCGCAGGGACCACCGGGACCTGCTCTTCGAAGAGCCCCGGtgcatctggtgctgctgggggaggagggcagcagacaaCCCACTCCAGCTTAAAAGCTCAcctccagggagaagggaagagctgcgggcgggcggtcACAGACGTGGGTGTTCAGGTGGCAGCGCAACAAGAGGCCTGCCCACCTGGCAGTggagacagccagctgctgcaggagaaagctcatctgcagcatgccctggaggacctgcagaggcaatgcggtgtccttcaagaggagacccgccttctggggaaggaaagcgctctggaactgggggaggaggtggagaggctccAGCAGAAGACTAGTATGCTAGGCCTCCTTACcaagcacctgaaagaaaacaccaggcaactgaaagagaccgacctgaaatctggaaagactgctgcaaagacagagcaggtcgaccagcagcagagaggggaatcggaaaccgaggctgggaCAAAACTTAGGCCTCACAGGAACCTGGATCAGGAACGctcaagactgcagcaaaggtacgaggagctgaaagtgcgtctgagagagatgacaaatgaaaatgccaggcgcgcagaagaaaattctcagctcCGTGGGCAGAAGGAACGGATAGACGAGGTTCGATCTGACAACGCTGCTCTGAAGGGGAAACTCGTGCAAGTGACAGAGCAGCGAAATTCTGCCATCGGAGAGGCCAAACGTCTTCAAACACGACTGCAAGATCTGGGTTGTGAACTGAAAGCCATGAGACAACTGGCAGGACGAAGGCAACAACAGGAGAACGACCTCGAGGAAACAAGgcgactgctgcagaagaagaaagaggaagttgagcatttgcagagggcttgggcagagcaaagaaggaCACATGAGGAAGACACGCAAGCGTCTCAAGCGCAGCTGAGagaattagagaaacagaatcagcaccaaagtcaacaatgggagctgctctctcagcaacttgagcaagaaaaaagaaaagaatccaacCGTATCGGTTCAGGACTACCACAGGTGACAtcttctcccacagcacaggcctatGCAGAGCAGTCCCATGACCTTTGCAACCGCGAAGAcagctctgatgtttctgaggaGGCAACCAAGGTCCCGGCATCCCACACAAGCACCTCGACATCAGATGCCGCACACAACAGTCCTGGGTGCCGCCTTCTTTCAGACCAGGGCCCTGTGCATGGGAAcgaagaagcaggagcagagcatgtgtccttcatcctgcagtcCTCGGAAGAAGAATCGCTAAAACTTCGAAAATTTTTAGCTCGATACAGCTACGATCCTTTCGAGGGTCCTAATGAGCACCCcgaagcagagcttcctctgaCTGCGGGAGAATACGTCTATGTCTATGGAGACATGGATGAAGACGGCTGGTTTGTGGGAGAGCTGACGGATGGCACGAGAGGATTTGTCCCCTCTAATTTGGTAGAAGAAGTTTCAGACGATGACCTGGTGACAACTGTGCCTCCAGAGCTACGTGATCTCCTGCAGGATAGCGATGATGAACTGAGatcttgcagcaggagaggaaggaagaaacggaggaatcggaggaataaataaagatcttgaCCAAGGAATCTGTGTCCCCTGTGTCTCCCccacttctccctccccttccacagcttttattgctgagcgtgacgtTGCCGTATGGACTATCCCTTTGGTctttttgggtcagctgccctggcaatgccccctccccacctcttgcccacagccagccgactggatttggggctgggggatggcagagggagggcgctgtgggagtcctgatgctgtgccagcacggctcagcagtagacaaaacacattGGTGCAATATCAAGTCAGTTCTAGCCAGAAGTACAGAGCatagtgctgcatgggctgctgtggggaaggttgagtccatcccaggcagacccAGAACACCATACCCACCGTGGTGGGGATGGTATGACCAGGCAGGGTCTAGAGGGGTGGCTGGATCCCCACTGAAAAAGTCGTCAGGGGGCTGTggaaaggctgctcagcctgtaacttgtgaagcttctgctccctgctacgAGCTGCTTGGAAAGGCCCGGCTCTTTCAGAACCCACTTTCCCCTTTGGACCAACGGCCCAGGTGTGCTCGGGGCAGCggtctgtgccagctgtgacgcatttcacaccattgctgcttctggaagcctgctgcaggcccaccGTGCCTGCTGCCGCCATCGTTCACCCGGCTCTGCcacaagcaccttgtttctcctcaggtgtggcctcgagtgagctgtcccctcctggctgcctgcaggagagcttcaggggcctcaaagagaaggctctgctgggctccgctGTCACTTTGCCCTTTGGAACAAAAGCGCAAACCTGCGCTACAGCACCGCCGTCGTGCAGCCATCTGGGAGCACAACCAACAGGCTCCCTGAGaatcccccgtgccccccagcgtgCCCCCCATTTTCACTCGCCTGTGCCCCCGCTCCCATatgtccccctttcccctcactatttcaactcccatgtccccaccagtaGTTTCCCAGTGAGCTACGTCCACGGGGCCTGAGGGAACCGGTGGACTTGCTAAGCCACTGGCCATCatacaggagaggctgtggaagtctgtttaagtagttcccactgactggaggagaggaaacatagCCCCCATTctacaaaggggaaaatggaagacctgggagctacaagccttcctccctttgtgGGGGTGCACAGCCTTCACCACCCTCAggcgggaggcagagctgaggcagggccgggctgggtgggggggggcactctGGAAggttctgtgctgtggggcgtgctgggggggggcactgggagggggtgtCCTTAAGGTCAGTGGTcattaaggtcccctccaacccaaagccttctaggattctgtttctaaaaacacctcttctgttccatcccagtaataataaacagcacaagcagaaatcagctctgccagcctggggtgtccccatgcattCAGGTCGTCCTCATCCCCCCCACACTCACGctacagcctgccccatgggaggccaaggggagatgtttcccctgcagttgcagctctccagcaaaggCCCTGGACTGAATGGAACAGGCGGTGCTGGAGCTACACCGGGGGTGCTTGGAGGGCTTGTAGGCAcagtaaaagatgcatttcaaacagcccagctgggccctgctcgtGTCCCGCAGCCCGAAGGAGATGCCAGCACGGACGCGCTTTGAACCAGGGCATTTACTGGGGTACTGTGTGTTACTGGCATTTACTGTGGGGTACTGAACCGGACTGTGCGGTGGGGCCTGACAAGTGTCCCTACCTTGTGTTGACCTACAGAAGACGGAGGAACTGGCGAGGAGAAGAGGTGCCTTTTCCTGGCTGTGGTGAGTGTCCCCTCAggtgccctgtgcccacccaggttcccctgcagcgaCTGGGATGGCCAGGACGCCTGCTGCGGCGTGTTTGCCCAATGCCGAGGTGTCTTCCCTGGCTTGTGGAGGCTCACGTCCAAGCCTGTCCGAATGAGCAATGAGAAATGCCTGGAGGGGCAGCCTGTGGGGCTCCCAGAACAGCCCCCTCTGGCATGGGTGCGGGATGCGTCCAGCCTGccctttttccagctctttttctgCCCCACAGGACATTCTGCCTGATCTTCCTGTGCGTGGAGCTGGCCGTCACTTTCATGCTGGGTGTCGCGGTGCTCTACGCCTCCTATTACGACCGGGAGTTCTTCTACCACCTGCTGCTTCAAGTGCTGCCAGAAGACACCTACACTGACCTGGCACACTTCCTTGAAGAGACCCCGTCTCTGGTCAGTGAGGGCGTGCTGCCCCACTGACATCTCCTCTAAATAAAACCGAGGCTGCTCTACCCAGTTCCTCTGTGCCTGTGCAAGAAAGGGAActgaccaggaaaaaaacaagtactgAGTCCCTCTACAGATAGGTAGGAGAAACTTCACGTTTGCAGGGCCCCGGGGGACTTCAAGCACCATCTGTGTGCTGGAGGGATAACACCGCAAGACATCAGCAATCCgggagggtcctggggtgcGCTGATGGCAGCTTCCTCACCTGCCTGCTATCCCGAGCAGTGGATATGTATGGGGTGAGCAGCCCCTCACCCCAATGCTGAGCGGgggctgctgttcccagcaTGGCATAGAGTCTAGGGAAGGGTTTAAAGAAGATGGTAGGAACAAGTCAGGACTGAACTGGTCCTCACAGCTCCTCGCGTTTTGAACCAGGGCATTTACTGGGGTAAATCCAGGTATGGGGGGCAGTgacccacccctgggtgctaaTGGAGGGCTGGGAAGCGTCCCTCCACAACTCACTTCTGGCACCAGCCCCAGAGCAGTGACAGCCATGTCCCAgtgggcagcagcactgaatcCCAGCTCAGAAATCTGTGCTCGTCCATGTGTCGCAAAAGGAATGATGCGCTTCACTcctaagagagaagcagcaatagatttattgctgaaaacagTGATGGAGCAAAGCCAAATATGCCTGCTGAATGGCTGCTTGGCAGCTTACCAGTGTGTGGGGCTAGCAGAGGGCATCAAACAGACCTCAGTGTGACCACAAGTCAGCCCAGCCTTACAGGGTGCAGTGCACACAGGGGCCTGGCACACCCCATCATTATCTGGGCACTACTGAGCGCACAACTCATACACGCTGGCCTGCTGTACGAATGAGAGGTCTGTTGGGCCTGCTGGGAACCTCTTGTCCCGATGCGGGAAACGTTTCTTGGCGCGCAACCTCAAGTTTCTTAGTGAGTGGggctacatctggctggtggccagtctCTAGCGgtcttccccagggctcagttctgggGCCAATTACCTTCAACATGTTTATCAAAGATCTAGGTGCAGGAGAGGAATGGGTCCTCAGCAGGTTTGCcaatgacactaaactgggaggcaCCGTTGACTCCGTGGAGGGCtgagaggctttgcagaaggaTCTAGACAGATTGGCACACTGGGAGATTAGTAAcggcatgaagttcaacaacggaagatgccaggtgctgcacctgggacagcGTAATGCTGGATGcaagcacaggctgggagacgagtggctggagagagcagctcagcagaaagggctctggaggtgcagctccacagcaggcTCAGCGTGAGCCAGCAGCCAAGTCCTGGCAGCCACGAGGGCAAAATGCATTCTGGAGTGCATTCAACCCAGTAAAGCCAGCCGTTAATTGTCTTGCTGCATTTAATtatcttaattaattaattaataattaattttcttgctgtatttagtacgtgtgcagcctcaccttgagtattgtgtgcacttctgggctccacaacacAAAAGGGATGTGGACGTCCTTGAAAGTGTCCGGAgcagggcaacaaagctggcaaaagggctggaagccacgtcctgtgaggacaggctgaggtcACCTGGCTTGTctaggctggagaagagaaggcaaagaggccacctcattgctttctacaacttccCGAGGAGGACaaatgcagaggcaggtgtcgatctcttctccctggtaaccgATGAAAGGATGCacgggaatggcacaaagctgcgcaaggagaggttcagactgtacctgaggaaaaactgccttaccatgagggtggtcaaacactggcacaggcttcctGGTGAGGTGGTAActccccatgcctgtcagtgttcgaGAGGCATTTGGATGATGCCCTCAATAATAAGCTTTAACTTTTAGTTAACTCTGGAGTGGTTCAGctgttggactggatgatctttgaagaTCCCTTCCGACTCGAgctattctattccattctaTTCTAAAATGACCGATCCCCAGTGATGGGACCAATCCTGGAAAGGATGTGTTGCATAACTCTCTAAACCCCCTCTTTTacccttttattgctgagcatgacattaCATGGCGTGGAACGTCTTGTTGGTTAGTACGGTTGCTCTGCCTGGTTATGTCTCCTCCCAACCTCTGGCTCACCCCACGGCCATTCACTCGAGGGGCGGGTGTAATAGACAAATATAGTGTAAATAGGTGTAAAAATAGGTGTAAAAGAACTAGAGAAGGCCTCgatgctgtgcaaacactggTCAGCAAAAGCGAACAACTTCAGCGCACTACCAGCATCGTTTTGGCCACAgctctaaaacacagcaccttaCAAGCTGCTATTAAGAatattaactctatcccagccagacGCAGTACAGGGGAGCAGGCCACGGCTGGAGGCCTTTGGGGCTGTTCTCATCAGTTACAGCTCATCCATCCCACAGGCACTCTGTGAAGCAGGTGCCCGAGCCGCTTCCTCTTGTGGAGCTCCACATCACCCCAGAATGCCTCTGACAAGCAAGAGAATGGGAGAAGCCACCACCgcctgagggagaagcagctaCACCCCcctcattttgaaaagactCGGACAAAGACTTGCATAAGTCTTTGCCAAGACTTATGACAAGATGCAGGTGAGAAAGAGCCTGACAGGGGGCTCATGCCCCAGCCCAACACTGGCTCTCCCTTCATGcggctctcctctccccgtgcttGGGATACTGGGGAATGGGCTTGCTCTCAGAACCCCTCCTGCATCTGTCACGTCTCTGACCAGGCTGTGTGCGCTGGCGTGGGACAAGGCCACCTTAGTGAGGTGTTCCCATCCGTTCCCGGTGCTCCTGAGAGTAAGAGAtgagctgcaagcagcagctgcagggcttggcCTCTCCCTCACACTCAGCCCTGCTCCTAGCTCTCTGCCTGTGTTGGTGCCAagcaagtgctgcaggcagTAAGCATGATCTGGAGCAGGTGAGAGCAGACAGAGGCCTCTCTGGATAGAAAATTGCTGCTTATGACACTGATTCGTGGAAGAACTCCacaactcaaagcaaatgaattataaagtaggtatgtggtttatttcagcaccaggcacatgcgggacagctcccaaaggcatgcgCACCCCAACGCGGCAACTTGCTTGCGTTATAgacagtaaagagttacataggcatgaagtttcccaatatgcctatacatatgcataacctatccccgcgcgcagtgccttctggtggtggtcgtcggggggtcgtggggatgaaggttggtggctcttcttcatcaccactagccgaccccctgcctttgtacagactcagctgctccatggctcttgtccaaaccGCAAGGTCGGTCTTTTGAgacaggtttgggttttttttgttgtttttttgagacATGTTCACTTCGttgctttctacaacttccCGAGGAGGACaaatgcagaggcaggtgtCGATCTCTTCTCCACACTCACACACTacagcctgccctggggggggcacactaCAGCcggcactgggaggggctgtcCTTAAGGTCAGTGGTcattaaggtcccctccaacccaaagcattctaggattctgtttctaaaaacacctcttctgttccatcccagtaataataaacagcacaagcagaaatcagctctgccagcctggggtgtccccatgcattCAGGTCGTCCTCATCCCCCCGACACTCACGctacagcctgccccatgggaggccaaggggagatgtttcccctgcagttgcagctctccagcaaaggCCCTGGACTGAATGGAACAGGCGGTGCTGGAGCTACACCGGGGGTGCTTGGAGGGCTTGTAGGCAcagtaaaagatgcatttcaaacagcccagctgggccctgctcgtGTCCCGCAGCCCGAAGGAGATGCCAGCACGGACGCGCTTTGAACCAGGGCGTTTACTGGGGTAAATCCAGGTATGGGGGGCAGTgacccacccctgggtgctacTGACCACTGGTCAATATGCAGATCCCTGAGGAATGCCACTCGTTACTGGTTTCTGCCTGGACACTGAGCCTCTGACCGctactctttgagtgcaaccatctcgccaattccttacccaccgagttGTCCGTCCATCCgatccatgtctctccagtttagagatcatgggggacagtgcaAGTGCTTTGCAcgagtccaggtagatgatgtccgTTGCTCTTTCCCTACCCACCAATGCTGcaaccccatcatagaagggcaccagatttgtcaggcatgatctgccccgAGTGAAGCCGTGTTGTCTGTCACCAATCGCCTCCTTATTTTCTATAGCCCTCAGCAACAACTTCTCAGGTACGACGGACAGTGGGTGGTGAAGGCTGTGCACCCCcacaaagggaggaaggcttgtagctcccaggtcttccattttcccctttgtagAATGGGGGctatgtttcctctcctccagtcagtgggaactacttaaacagacttccacagcctctcctgtatGATGGCCAGTGGCTTAGCAAGTCCACCGGTTCCCTCAGGCCCCGTGGACGTAGCTCACTGGGAAACtactggtggggacatgggagttgaaatagtgaggggaaagggggacatATGGGAGCGGGGGCACAGGCGAGTGAAAATGGGGGGcacgctggggggcacgggggattCTCAGGGAGCCTGTTGGTTGTGCTCCCAGATGGCTGCACGACGGCGGTGCTGTAGCGCAGGTTTGCGCTTTTGTTCCAAAGGGCAAAGTGACagcggagcccagcagagccttctctttgaggcccctgaagctctcctgcaggcagccaggaggggacagctcactcgaggccacacctgaggagaaacaaggtgcttgtgGCAGAGCCGGGTGAACGATGGCGGCAGCAGGCACggtgggcctgcagcaggcttccagaagcagcaatggtgtgaaatgcgtcacagctggcacagaccGCTGCCCCGAGCACACCTGGGCCGTTGGTCCAAAGGGGAAAGTGGGTTCTGAAAGAGCCGGGCCTTTCCAAGCAGCTcgtagcagggagcagaagcttcacaagttacaggctgagcagcctttccACAGCCCCCTGACGACTTTTTCAGTGGGGATCCAGCCACCCCTCTAGACCCTGCCTGGTCATACCATCCCCACCACGGTGGGTATGGTGTTCTgggtctgcctgggatggactcaaccttccccacagcagcccatgcagcactatGCTCTGTACTTCTGGCTAGAACTGACTTGATATTGCACCaatgtgttttgtctactgctgagccgtgctggcacagcatcaggactcccacagcgccctccctctgccaccccccagccccaaatccagtcggctggctgtgggcaagaggtggggagggggcattgccagggcagctgacccaaaaagACCAAAGGGATAGTCCATACGGCAacgtcacgctcagcaataaaagctgtggaaggggagggagaagggggggagacACAGGGGACACAGATTCCTTGGtcaagatctttatttattcctccgattcctccgtttcttccttcctctcctgctgcaagatCTCAGTTCATCATCGCTATCCTGCAGGAGATCACGTAGCTCTGGAGGCACAGTTGTCACCAGGTCATCGTCTGAAACTTCTTCTACCAAATTAGAGGGGACAAATCCTCTCGTGCCATCCGTCAGCTCTCCCACAAACCAGCCGTCTTCATCCATGTCTCCATAGACATAGACGTATTCTCCCGCAGtcagaggaagctctgcttcgGGGTGCTCATTAGGACCCTCGAAAGGATCGTAGCTGTATCGAGCTAAAAATTTTCGAAGTTTTAGCGATTCTTCTTCCGAGgactgcaggatgaaggacacatgctctgctcctgcttcttcgTTCCCATGCACAGGGCCCTGGTCTGAAAGAAGGCGGCACCCAGGACTGTTGTGTGCGGCATCTGATGTCCAGGTGCTTGTGTGGGATGCCGGGACCTTGGTTGCCtcctcagaaacatcagagctgTCTTCGCGGTTGCAAAGGTCATGGGACTGCTCTGCataggcctgtgctgtgggagaagaTGTCACCTGTGGTAGTCCTGAACCGACACGgttggattcttttcttttttcttgctcaagttgctgagagagcagctcccattgttgactttggtgctgattctgtttctctaattctCTCAGCTGCGCTTGAGACGCTTGCGTGTCTTCCTCATGTGtccttctttgctctgcccaagccctctgcaaatgctcaacttcctctttcttcttctgcagcagtcgcCTTGTTTCCTCGAGGTCGTTCTCCTGTTGTTGCCTTCGTCCTGCCAGTTGTCTCATGGCTTTCAGTTCACAACCCAGATCTTGCAGTCGTGTTTGAAGACGTTTGGCCTCTCCGATGGCAGAATTTCGCTGCTCTGTCACTTGCACGAGTTTCCCCTTCAGAGCAGCGTTGTCAGATCGAACCTCGTCTATCCGCTCCTTCTGCCCACGgagctgagaattttcttctgcgcgcctggcattttcatttgtcatctctctcagacgcactttca
Protein-coding regions in this window:
- the LOC136787996 gene encoding RIMS-binding protein 3C-like, whose amino-acid sequence is MIRGGVGQGPVAHSHPSSRRGPARPPSRPVQQEEHRQELEALRAQLEAERLHSQELHRRFADETRQIKKMAEQERQLLAEKLRSRWEQQRARELQRLWELSQKQRATEIRQLLREKEAEWRQAQELLQEQRDDAVRQARDLQQELAEELVRHGCSSSSEARSKLQEVHRQLHWRKDSKQTARIVSLQNELELQRRLFQQYILEQAEGRPSASHSEDRAAAWHRLQTRLGAGTTGTCSSKSPGASGAAGGGGQQTTHSSLKAHLQGEGKSCGRAVTDVGVQVAAQQEACPPGSGDSQLLQEKAHLQHALEDLQRQCGVLQEETRLLGKESALELGEEVERLQQKTSMLGLLTKHLKENTRQLKETDLKSGKTAAKTEQVDQQQRGESETEAGTKLRPHRNLDQERSRLQQRYEELKVRLREMTNENARRAEENSQLRGQKERIDEVRSDNAALKGKLVQVTEQRNSAIGEAKRLQTRLQDLGCELKAMRQLAGRRQQQENDLEETRRLLQKKKEEVEHLQRAWAEQRRTHEEDTQASQAQLRELEKQNQHQSQQWELLSQQLEQEKRKESNRIGSGLPQVTSSPTAQAYAEQSHDLCNREDSSDVSEEATKVPASHTSTSTSDAAHNSPGCRLLSDQGPVHGNEEAGAEHVSFILQSSEEESLKLRKFLARYSYDPFEGPNEHPEAELPLTAGEYVYVYGDMDEDGWFVGELTDGTRGFVPSNLVEEVSDDDLVTTVPPELRDLLQDSDDELRSCSRRGRKKRRNRRNK